The Legionella sp. PATHC032 genome has a window encoding:
- the ybgC gene encoding tol-pal system-associated acyl-CoA thioesterase, giving the protein MNLISNHQHNIRVYAEDVDYMGIVYHANYLCYLERARTELLRQNNLILSEFEKSDILFAIHELTINYIFPAKLDDQLTIKTEIKEFRACSFLFNQEISNQHKQLICRASVQVVCVGRNLKPKRLPNIMRNE; this is encoded by the coding sequence ATGAATCTTATATCAAATCATCAGCATAACATTAGAGTCTATGCAGAAGATGTTGATTATATGGGAATTGTTTATCATGCTAACTACCTTTGTTATTTGGAAAGAGCTCGAACTGAATTATTAAGGCAAAACAATTTAATTCTAAGTGAATTCGAAAAATCAGATATTTTATTTGCTATTCATGAACTTACAATTAATTATATATTTCCGGCCAAGTTAGATGATCAATTAACAATTAAAACAGAAATTAAAGAATTTAGAGCGTGTAGTTTTCTATTTAATCAAGAGATATCTAATCAACATAAACAATTAATTTGTAGGGCTAGTGTTCAAGTAGTTTGCGTTGGTAGAAATTTAAAACCCAAGCGACTACCTAATATTATGAGAAATGAATAA
- the ruvB gene encoding Holliday junction branch migration DNA helicase RuvB: MLESDRLISSQSIVSEEAMDRAIRPLSLSEYVGQDSVSSQMQIFINAAKRRNDPLDHVLIFGPPGLGKTTLANIIAHEMGVNIRQTSGPVIERAGDIAAILTNLQQNDVLFIDEIHRLSPVIEEILYPAMEDYKLDIMIGEGPAARSIKLELPPFTLIGATTRAGLLTSPLRDRFGIVQRLEYYSVDSLTRIVARSAHLLGVPTKPEGAKEIALRSRGTPRIANRLLRRVRDYSEVKGNGIITVDMAQQALEMLEVDQHGFDLMDRKLLLAVIEHFNGGPVGIDSIAAAIGEEKGTIEDVLEPFLIQQGFLMRTPRGRIATSKAYQHFGFSAIEQE; the protein is encoded by the coding sequence TCAGGCCGCTTAGTTTGAGTGAATACGTAGGACAAGATTCTGTAAGTTCACAGATGCAGATATTTATCAATGCGGCAAAAAGGAGAAATGATCCTTTGGACCATGTTCTTATTTTTGGCCCACCTGGTCTTGGCAAAACTACCCTGGCAAATATCATAGCTCACGAAATGGGAGTTAATATCAGACAAACTTCTGGGCCGGTGATCGAACGTGCAGGTGATATTGCTGCTATATTGACGAATTTACAACAAAATGATGTACTATTTATTGACGAAATTCATAGACTAAGTCCTGTTATAGAAGAAATTCTTTATCCGGCTATGGAAGATTATAAGTTGGATATCATGATAGGAGAGGGGCCCGCAGCTCGATCTATTAAATTGGAGTTACCTCCTTTTACATTAATTGGAGCTACAACAAGAGCAGGATTACTTACCTCGCCATTAAGGGATAGATTTGGTATAGTGCAACGTTTGGAATATTACTCTGTTGATTCGCTTACCCGGATTGTAGCACGCTCTGCGCATTTGCTTGGTGTCCCTACAAAACCCGAAGGAGCCAAAGAAATTGCATTACGTTCTAGAGGAACACCGCGCATAGCTAATCGCCTGTTAAGAAGAGTAAGGGATTATTCTGAAGTGAAAGGAAATGGCATTATTACTGTTGATATGGCCCAACAAGCATTGGAAATGCTTGAAGTAGATCAGCATGGATTCGATTTAATGGATAGAAAATTATTGTTAGCAGTGATAGAACACTTCAATGGCGGTCCAGTAGGCATAGATAGCATTGCGGCTGCTATTGGTGAAGAAAAAGGAACTATAGAGGATGTTTTAGAGCCATTTTTAATACAACAAGGCTTTCTAATGCGCACTCCTCGCGGTAGAATAGCTACTTCGAAAGCTTATCAACATTTTGGTTTTAGTGCGATCGAACAGGAATGA